The nucleotide sequence ATGGGGTCCAGAAGCTTAGCTCACTAAACACTCCATGCATTTGCTTAATAGAGGTATGAAGATAATGCGTCTAAAATCATTACGGGACTTAGGTTATGCTGTTTTAGTCACTGTGACAATGGTTGTCATTTTTCTGGCCTGTGGGACAAAACTGGTGTTGAGAAACAGCTGGGTCAGGCATAGTCTTTCAAGACCCTTCCCTTGACCCCATTGGGCTTAGAGGCTTTGATCCTGGAATTGCCCctgctgatttttttgttgttttaatgatcGAGTCAATACAGAAGTTGAGATAACAAGTGATGGATGCAGGGTTATTGCAGCAGGCCTGGTAATTGAGGAATAAGTCCTATGCAGTGGCAACAAAGCACCCCCTCAGCTCTCGGGCTGAGTCATTTGTCCAAGCctgaatgtgtttaaaaatgggTTTCTCCCTTTTTAGTTTCTGACAGTACTTTGACAAATGGTTGGCCATGTTATCATCTCTGTCACCGAGTCCAGTCATCTTGTTTTGTAGTGAATGCACACTGGATAGGGAAAACAGTTATCTTTCCCTTTGAGCCAGTTCCATATCCCCCCTCTAGATCTGCGACTGTTCCTCTTTGTTTTGAGAAGGACAGTTTGATGTGTGAAGCATATCATTTCAGAGTATTAAAAAACACTCTCTGTATAATACAACATTAACAGCACTGCACCTCTGTAAACAGTTTGAACTGAATGTTATAACCATTGTGAAAGTGTTATGTTATTCTATTAGACTGCAATAGTTGATGTACCTAGGAATCCAGTAATTCACTTGAGTAAATTAGGCGGGGCTTCTGATgaccaatccagaggcactctGTCATTAATATGATGCTATAATATAGTGAGGGTTACAGGTAATACAGTATATAACCTACCTCATTCTCTGCTCTTTCTCTATTTTGGGTGGGGTGTTTAACAATATGGCTCCATTTGCCTTATTTCCCTTGATTTACTCTGTCTGGGTATTCACTTTAACTTATGCCCCAATTTCCAGCTTCACCTCTCCATCCCCATCTGCAGCCAGAGTGTGCACTCTTCAAAATAGCTTTGAGCCAGACTTCATGGCAGAGGGTGACTATATTATTGGGGGGATCTTCCCCCTTCACTACAACCAGGAGATGCCAGACCTCAACTGCACCTACAGACCACCACCAGTGAAGTGCAATGGGtgagtttgatttgtttttgaaCCAGATGTGATTTTGTCGCAAAAAACATGTTGTGATGTTCTTATGCTTTCAAATGGATTATGCAGCAGGTATTTATATTGATCAGATTTGAGAATGCAGTAATATTTTAGCCTGACAAGGACAGTTCCAGAGAGAAAAGGTGTGTCTGTAATTCCCAAATCGTCTCTGAAAAATTTCCAGAAGGTTTCCTTAAAACAACTAAGAAACCAaccagagaaaataaaaatcaagaaagaaaattattattcattgttcATATGAAAGCATAATTTCTGAAAGTCATGACAAGTATCCAACATTGGAGATTTTAGTCATCTGTATTgaatttttatgtttgtttgtatacaaatgttacattttgcaAGTTCAGTTGGATTCTTGTTGGGAACTAATGGACctgaaaaataaagtgttaccagACACATATCTTGTTAACATatcttgctaaaaaaaaaacactgtgatgcAGAGAAATGAGCTTTTAccttttaatttgacattttctccACCTTTGCTgtgttcaatgtgtgtgtgtgtgtggtgtatgcatatgtgtgtctgcTGAGCTACAGCTTTGATCCTAGGGCTTTCCGCTGGGCTCAGACTATGAGGCTGGCAGTGGAGGAGATAAACCATAATATGGAGCTGTTGCCCAATTACACCCTTGGCTACAAAATCTTTGATTCATGTGCCTATCCACTAACTGGCCAGAGGGCTGCTCTGGCTGTGTTGAATGGTTTGAGTGAGGACCACTCTGCCATGTGCAGCGGTGCCTCTCCACTCCTTGCTGTAATTGGGGAATCTGGTTCTGCTCAGTCCATTGTGGTATCAAGAATCCTGCAGCCATTCCGAATCCCAATGGTTAGTTAGGATGATTATGTTCTCCTATGATATCCCAAAAACATATTCTCTGCAAAATATGACCCTTTAATCTGTgctttattaacttttttttttaacccagaTCAGCTATTTTTCATCATGTGCATGTTTGACTGACAGAATAAAATACCCAACATTCTTCAGAGTAATCCCTAATGATGACTATCAGGTAAGGGGTTTGGCTTTAGATTAAAAAGGGTTTCTCAAGTATGTGGTCAGATGTTGTACTATGAAAATCTTGTACCCCTACTCAACTTGTGTGGATGATATATTAGATTGCAAgtgcacatgaaaaaaaaagctttattaatttatttgatgtcagttttttttgtttgtttttcaaaatatcTGAATTATTCTTTTTCTCCTGATCCTAGGTGAAGGCCATTGCCCAGCTGCTGGTTCGCTTCAATTGGACTTGGGTGGGTCTGGTGCGAGGGGACCATGAATATGGGCGCTTTGCTGTGCAAGGTTTACTAAGAGAGTTACAGGGAACCAAAGTGTGTGTAGCGTACCAAGAAATGATCCCTCTGCTCTACAATCGCCAGAGGGCTCTGGAGATCATgcaggtacaaacacacactgaatttaAGCTTTAtagataaataatgtttttatttcagctcaGGAGATCATATAGTAGGCACTAATGACAAATGAAGCCCATGGGGCAAATACCTACAGGATTTTAGCATGACAACAACAatgctgggttagggttaattaGACTTAGTTTTGAACTACTTtaattttgcttctttttttgtcttccttgTGAAACTCTTTCCTACATCACCTGTAAAGGTAATGCGTAGCTCTACGGCAAAAGTTGTGGTAGTATTTTCAGCTGAGGGGGAGATGACACCTTTCTTGGGGGACTACATGACTCAGAACATTACTGGAATCCAGTGGGTGGCTAGCGAGGCCTGGGTCACAGCATCTGTCTTTACAGGGAGCGAGTATTACCCCTACCTGGGGGGCACCATTGGGTTTGGCATCAGAAAAGGTCCTATCTCCAGACTTAGTGACTACCTGCAGACAGTAAACCCTCAGATGTATCCCAATAATCCACTGGTGCAGGAGCTGTGGGAGGCTCTGTATGGTTGTAGTCCCTCTTCATCCTCTGGTTCCCAGTTGCCTCCCTGCTCGGGGCAGGAGTATCTGTTGGATCAGCATTCAGCTTACATGAATACATCCAGCCCTAGAGTTGCCTATAATGTCTATAAGGCTGTATATGCAATTGCTCATTCCCTGCACAACCTACTTCTCTGCCAACCAGACCAAGGGCCTTTCCTCAACAACTCATGTGCACAAAGCAACAACATACAACCCTGGCAGGTATTGTCTAGTATTCTTATTGATTCCTGCTCCGTAAATTTTGTTAgagtattttacttttttttttttttttcaagctccAACACTACCTCCAGGAAGTGACGTTCAACATTGCTGGGGAGGTGGTGAACTTTGACCTGAAGGGTGACTCCATACCCTATTATGATATCATCAACTGGCAGAGAGGCACAGGCAGTAATATTGAATTTGTCAACGTTGGGTTGTTTGATGGAACCAAGCCTGTCGGAGAGGAGCTGGTGATCCAAGAGGAAAGGATAATGTGGGCAGGTCATCAGAGTGAGGCAAGCTGCTCACACTGTGTTTTTACCTTCATCAGATGCCAACTGGTGAAGTTTTGTAGGTTGAGGTGGAGGTAAGTCAGGTCGACATGACAAGCTGGATCAGGTATGAGTTGCTTCACATTTATATTACAGATGCAAATGCTCATCATATGACCATATATTCCTTATGACTGAATTCTTGTAAATTATGAAACAGCAATGGGTTAATATTCTGCAACCACAGTTGTtcctattttattgtttttacaggGATTTTATATAAATGTCGTAGAGCTATAaccaaactttttttaatttaacaacagattgtcacaataataataacttaatcCAGCCCGGAGTGGGAAAATCTGAGTTCAACTTCTTGCATTTTCTTGCTGGTTGTATTTTCTGACCAAATTGTTAAGAAATGTGGATAGACCAcaactaatcattattattactgtcagttaatcaaaaaaatagttttgtttaCTCTATAAAATAGATAAATTCCTGTCAGAACTTCAAAGGATGGAAAGCTAGGATCTAAAAGCAGGAACTCTTCACATTCATGATAAATGGCTTGAACAATAATGCTTTTTTCCTGTCAGTGGACCTATCATGTACATTACTAATCTATTCAGCACACTTATATGCTTCTTAGGTGCCGGTGTCTGTATGCAGTGTCAGCTGTCTTCCAGGGTCCCGGAAAGCTGTCCGTCGTGGGGAGCCTGTCTGCTGCTTTGACTGTGTACCATGTGACAGTGGCAAAATTAGCAATCAGACAAGTGAGCTTACAACCATGCAATGATAGAAATTATTATCCACTATATTTTATTACAATCAGGTAAATATTAAATTGTATTACATAAATTATTCcttccttttattttcttactcTTTAGATTCCATAGAGTGCACATTTTGTCCTGAGGATTTCTGGTCAAACAAAGACAGAACAGCCTGCATCTCAAAGAAAATAGAGTTCTTGGCCTATGATTCCTTGGGTATAGCCCTAACAGTGATCTCCATTGTGGGTGCATGTCTCACTATAGCGGCCATTACAGTCTTCtttcatcacagaaacacagccATAGTCCGTGTGAATAACTCTGAACTCAGCTTCTTCATCCTGTTCGCACTCactctgtgtttcctgtgttcTCTTGTGTTCATCGGAGAGCCAACAGCTTGGTCTTGCATGCTGCGCCACACGGCCTTCAGCattacattttctctttgtatCTCCTGTATACTGGGAAAGACCCTGGTGGTGTGGGCTGCTTTCACTGCCACCAGGCCAGGAGACAACATCATGAAGTGGCTGGGGCACAAACAGCAGAGAGCTATTATCTTTAGCTGCACTCTGGTTCAGGTGATTATTTGTGCTGCCTGGCTCATTGATGCACCCCCTTACCCATCCCGAAATACACAATATGAACGTTCAAAGATCATACTGGAGTGTAGTGTGGGCTCTAGCCTTGCATTTTGGTGCGTTCTGGGATATATTGGTCTGCAGGCCTGTCTTTGCTTTATTCTGGCCTTTTTAGCCCGAAAGCTGCCGGGGAATTTCAATGAAGCCAAGTTTATCACTTTCAGCATGCTGATCTTCTGTGCTGTGTGGCTGGCATTCATCCCTGCTTATATCAGCTCTCCTGGAAATTATGCAGATGCAGTGGAGTCATTTGCCATTCTGGCCTCCAGCTTTGGCTTGTTGTTCTGTCTGTTTGCTCCAAAGTGTTACATTATTTTACTGAAGCCTGAAAAGAATACAAAACAGCATCTgatgggaaaagaaaagaggtgaTAGGCCTTaagttaacattttgaaaaggcATTTCTTTTCAATGTTCaatgttgttaaaaaataaacattgttttactttatatttgtaGAGACCGTAACGGTTGTTTACAACTAATATTGCAGCATAACAAATGTGCTGAAGCAGTAAAGGAAATGAATATGCACGGACCTTATCACTCATGTACTCATAGATAtcttaaagaaataaagatgtgAAATGTTGAATATTCTTTGAAGATTCTGAGGCTGTGTTTGTTGGGAAAAGACCTTCTGGTGTTCGTTTACCCTGCTACAGGTGGCACTTAAAAGAAATTGTGTATAGTGAAATGTAAGGGGATGGTCAGGCATGGGAAATGGGTATGAAAAATATGTGGAATTGtactaaaaaaaattaattaactAAATTGAACTAAAATGTTCATAGCTGACATTAATCATTCATGATAATTAACTGTTAATGCTGATTCTTAAGTAGGCATTAGTGCACATGGGCAGCAAATGAATGACATACATTCCCGATTCAAGTgaaagatttttatttaaaatacatacaatcaATCAGTTACAATGTACTTATAAATCACAATCCGTACATTGTATgtaattaaaagtgttaataaacatacataacacaacataaaaaacatgaacattaaaagaaaataaaacaataaaaacaacacataattcatgaataataaaaacaaatttaaaacttgattattatattattaaattaataacaattaaaatgcaatttaaaaattaatgcaaaagtttaaaagatacatttttagcTGATTTTTACACTACTGAGGTTGcctgttttgtgtgtgctggTAGGGTGTCGCACAGTTTAGGGGCATAGATGGAAAAAGCTGCAccttaaatattttttgagaAAGCAGCTGGGTATTTGAGGATCTAAGGGCTTGTTCAGACATATGGTGATTTAAAAGGTTGGTTAAATAGGCCAGACCtaattttgtttcttatttcttGGGTTTAAGGACTAGGTATTCAGCATGCTGAGGCTGAAGTTACTTGCATATGCATTACTATTGGTAATGCCATGCACATCATGCTTCcactttttatttaatgagTACTTCACACATCCTTGTGTTGCAGTCTGAGGCCTCCAGTTACTTGTGAAATTGTTTCAAATCATTGACCCTCCAGAGGTGGTGCAAATTTCTGCACATACCACATCACTGCAACATGCCTGTCtcagcaagggacctttgttgcatgtcaccACCATCTGTCACTCCCCTTggttcctgtctgcctcttcacTGCCCACAATCCAATAAAGgccaaaataatattttttataagaaaagatgtgtt is from Scomber scombrus chromosome 5, fScoSco1.1, whole genome shotgun sequence and encodes:
- the LOC133979952 gene encoding extracellular calcium-sensing receptor-like, translating into MAEGDYIIGGIFPLHYNQEMPDLNCTYRPPPVKCNGFDPRAFRWAQTMRLAVEEINHNMELLPNYTLGYKIFDSCAYPLTGQRAALAVLNGLSEDHSAMCSGASPLLAVIGESGSAQSIVVSRILQPFRIPMISYFSSCACLTDRIKYPTFFRVIPNDDYQVKAIAQLLVRFNWTWVGLVRGDHEYGRFAVQGLLRELQGTKVCVAYQEMIPLLYNRQRALEIMQVMRSSTAKVVVVFSAEGEMTPFLGDYMTQNITGIQWVASEAWVTASVFTGSEYYPYLGGTIGFGIRKGPISRLSDYLQTVNPQMYPNNPLVQELWEALYGCSPSSSSGSQLPPCSGQEYLLDQHSAYMNTSSPRVAYNVYKAVYAIAHSLHNLLLCQPDQGPFLNNSCAQSNNIQPWQLQHYLQEVTFNIAGEVVNFDLKGDSIPYYDIINWQRGTGSNIEFVNVGLFDGTKPVGEELVIQEERIMWAGHQSEVPVSVCSVSCLPGSRKAVRRGEPVCCFDCVPCDSGKISNQTNSIECTFCPEDFWSNKDRTACISKKIEFLAYDSLGIALTVISIVGACLTIAAITVFFHHRNTAIVRVNNSELSFFILFALTLCFLCSLVFIGEPTAWSCMLRHTAFSITFSLCISCILGKTLVVWAAFTATRPGDNIMKWLGHKQQRAIIFSCTLVQVIICAAWLIDAPPYPSRNTQYERSKIILECSVGSSLAFWCVLGYIGLQACLCFILAFLARKLPGNFNEAKFITFSMLIFCAVWLAFIPAYISSPGNYADAVESFAILASSFGLLFCLFAPKCYIILLKPEKNTKQHLMGKEKR